The Theobroma cacao cultivar B97-61/B2 chromosome 2, Criollo_cocoa_genome_V2, whole genome shotgun sequence genome includes the window GATAACTGTCATGATTGTAGCTTGTGAATTTTTTCCTAGTTTCCCTATCCccattttttcttcctttatatGCCTTCTGAGGAGTAGGAACAAAATGTTAATCAAAAGATACTCATATGTTgatgaataaattataaatgtaGAACCATCCCAATTATTTAAGGAGCAAAAAGCatatatttcttcatttttgtttctttcaccCAATAATTTAATCTAGCCCTCTCGTTTATCTCGCAATTTGCGGTTTAATGATGATGGATGTTGATACTAATTTGCCTGGTGGTACGAGTCTGAAGtctgaaggaaaaaaattaaaagaaaagccTCATTGTAGGCTTTTTCTTGTAGCTCATGAAGAGTAAACTAAGATTTTTCAGATTCAGTTCATTGTGAAGGAGTAAATTAAGATTGTTTAGTTCATTCTAGTTTCTACCTAAGACGCGTGCTGCTGCAGGTTTAGGAGTGTTTGCCTACTTAATTGAGTTGCGTTGGTGCCAGTGTCACACCAAGCCTTTCAAAAGTAAGTGGGATGCTTTAATCTTGTATCAGGTAAATGGGGAATTTTGGAAAGCTTATAAGCATAAGCATTGTATATTCTATCAAATTAGCTTTTTGAAAAGGGAGTAATGATTCACTGACGAAGTGATATCATAGTGGATTCGATTTAGACTTGATTCACACCAGACACCGGCAGCCCCTCTGAAGAGCAGATAAATAAGGTGGTCGCCGACTACAAGGGCGTCACCTCGCCGAAGAAATAGGCAGGGTGCTTGCTTTACAGGAAATGGGTGATGATTATGACAGTAATCACAAAGAAATGCAAATGCTGATCTAAATTCGTTTGATGCTTGAGTTCAACTAACTGAAACTCGATTCTCTTCATTATAATTAGTAGCAATGGCATTGccaacaaaaaaacaaaacaaacatTCCCTTAACGAAAAAAATCAATGGTATTtctcatttgaaatattatagTTCAATATGGTAAGGTCATTGTCCAATAAAGCCAATCTGGGAAGTTGGggtcttttattctttttctcattCCTTAGTTTGGTAGTCAAAGCATCCCTCTTCAACAAGTTTTATGAGCATAAACTTGgcaaaaatttccaattttcaGTTGTCTTCTTTGTTATTTAAATGTTAGTGGACAGGGCATTGCAGTCCTGTCCATCTCCAGCTTCCTTAGGATGCAGGACTTAAAGCAGCCTTCTGAAAGggtagaaaaacaaaaagaattgtCAAAAACTTGAGCCTGACTATCCGTTGCAATTAGAGATGATGCAGAAGTTAATAGAAGTTATGGCTGCTCTGTTACAGATCTTACTCTTTTCTGTTCTTCcatgtttgccttgataagGGAATAGATGGCGACTCCTGCAATGGCTATTGCAGTACCAATCCCCGTTTGTGTGGAGATCTTATTGCCTGCCATAATTTTTGCAAACATCAGTAAAAACAATGACTGAAATTAACTAGCTTGACCAGTTCGGATGTCAGATCTTCTGGCATGCTTACAATTTGTAGCATTGAACATATCACATACGAGAAAAGCAGGATTAATTACCAAATACTACGATAGAGAAGCCGATAACGAAAACTCTCTTCAATACGTTTCCGACAGCATGTGTAAGGGGTGCAACCCGTTCCAAGGTATTAGTTGCAAGCTGCATTTCTCAGCTCAAAATCTTGTTAGTTCAGGTGAAGTAAAGCTTTGTGGAAAGAGACTCATTCAAAATAAAGGAGCAGTCTAATTAATGTATGATACATACCTGATTGTAGAGATGATAAAACATTCCAATCCAGAATAAGTCAGACAAGAATTTGACTAGACCAACTTTGGCAATGGCATCTCTGAAACCATGTTGCATCAGCTGAGGTCCCTCAATCTGGATGCAGAGAAGATCCATATTAGCTTATGCATAGTGATAACTTGTTTAATCAAAGTGAAAAGTTTGTGCAGATCCTATTGGTTTTCGATCTACTTACAAATATTGCTGGTGGGAGGCAGAAGAAGAGGGcgattattgagatataagcATAAACATTTGTGCTATCCATCCCCGTCTGTCAAAAGTCAAAAACCAAAAGATTCAGAATTGGGAGATTAATGGTTGCCAAGCATACTCAGTTTGCAGTAGTTCTGTTCTATTTAGTGACATGAATAGGGTACATATCTGGAAATGCTGCAGTAATAGATATGGAGATTCAAATATAAAGGGGAGGTAAAAGCTCCTTCTCTAaccattgctttctttgaATATATGCTTCTATAAGTAAATGCAATGTTTGAAATCATTGCACTAATAAAACCAGTCCAATTGAAAGAAAGTTCAGTCAGTGAGGCCATTGAAACACCTAAAAGGTAGAGTAGAAGGTAACATCAGTTTCAGAAGAGTCGTAAAATGGATGTTTTACATGACAAGATTTTACAAACAGATCGATTCTTTTTTCCAAGGAAGAGTGAAGAAgtaaaaatgaagaagatggAAGTCCAAAAATGTTTACCAATAACAACAGGAGCTAGTGAAAGCCATAGGGGCAGGGGAATCTGGTGGCCTAAAACAAACTGAGAAGCTGCAGCGTTAAAGAATGGCTCCAGGGCTGTGgtaaaaacataaaacagCAGTTAGGAAGTAGAAATCATGAATTTAGACATGACTTGAAGCTGTTAGGCTACTGATTGAAAGAAGTCAAATAAGTTTAACTAAACAGAAAGCAGCTAgatcaatgaaaattttgtctGTAGTTGTATCTACCTGCTGTTATCTTCAGATATCCATGCAGTAGTTCAAGGTGTTAAGATAGTCATAATCACAGAATTGTAAAACGCACATCGGAGCATTGACAGAAAACATTGCCATCAAGAAGATTACGAAGAGAAGAACTTCTCACGCAGGATTGACCTAATATATTCTGTTAGAACTGTGAATATCTTATAACTTTTATGATATACTCTTAAACTGATTAGTTTGTTACCTCTATTAGAAAGTTAGAATAACCATGGCTGTATACaagaatgagagaatggcAGTGTGCTAAGTGAAAGATATAAGGTAATTAACTGACACTATGTCTTAAGAGAACATGGATAAGCACACAACAGAGATATATCCCTTATTAGTACAAAGACCTGCTTGATGCTAAAGAAATTACGCTTAGAATTTTGCCTTTTTCACAGATCCTGTTACCTTTAATAGTGTGAGTGAAGGACACAGCAACAGCTGCAAATGATACATTGGACATCACATGTCCAAGGGCATGGCAGAATGCAACAGGAGTCAATAGCATCAAGAGCTCCTTATCAATTGGCTGGTAACAAGACAGAAACTGTGTTTCTTAGAGGAAAGCCATAGTGTAACATTAGGCAGCAAAGATAGCAACTGAGAAAACTAAGCTTACAGCTCTTTTGGGCAGGCCAACAGCCCAACAGACAAGACAATAAACCACTCCAACTACCAAATGTATAACTGAAACAAAACTGcaaaaagggagaaagagaaagaactCTCTAGTATTTCAAAAGCCATACAAAACTGCAAAAAATTCTTAATCTAATGATACATCATGATCTTTTACAGAACAAAACTATCGAGCTGGTGTAACATACTATGGATATGGGAAATAATTGTAGACCTTCTTGTTGAGTATGTTGAAGATTACATTTAAGAAGTACCTGCCCAGATTCGCAAAACAATCAATTTGAAAAGCAATATTCTAGCCAGACAAAATGAAAGATAAAGATGTCAGTTTAATTTGTAGAACCTTTTATCATATTTCCTGGGGACTTAGGAGGCAGGAAAGGCTCTTAGGTTAAGAACCCACAATGAAATACCAGACAATTCATCATGGGAGCAAAAGCACAAAGTCATGCATTCTTGTATGAACTCGACCAATTAAATCCCAAGTCTATAATTATTCTTTAGATTTTGATATCTGTAAAAAGgttagaagaaaagaaaagatatagCTTACCacataaagaagaagaaaccaGTGACCAAAGCAGGAAATCTCTCTGCAAAACTCTTTGAAGGCTTTGCATACCTGCAGTTAAATGTATGAATgaaagaaaaggggaaaaaagtCACATAAATTAGCAAAAGCTAAACAAAATAAGAGAAACATCAAAGTCATGTGCCTAACCCATCAGAAATCTCAATTTCACGATCATCAGCATCCgcagcagcagcagctgcAGCGACCGGGAACTCAACTTGGCCCCGCCGCCTCAAGGTCTGATTCCAACCAGCCAATGTCAAGGGCTTGCCAGAGAACCCTACAGGAACCCAAGCTTTGTTTTTGTCCGGTAAAGGTGAAAACGCCAGGCTCGAGGCCCTGGAAGAAGCTGATGATCGAGTCTTGAGCAAAAGACAACTCGGCAAAACTTTGTTTGTCGATAAATAAAGAGAAGACAACCGAGAATTTGTTACCAAAGTATGAGCCGCGTTAGTGATTGAAGCCATTTTGAACTCAACAAGCAACAGAAAAAGGTCAAAAGACAACTATGGAGAAAAGGGTATCGAAAGAGGGTGTTGGTATTGCAGTATAAGGAGAGACAAAGGAGTTGGGACGTTGAAAACAATGGAGTAAACCTACAGCAAGCGGAGaaaacagagagagagagagagagagagagacagaggtTTCAtagttttaatataataattacaacAGGTAAGCTTACATGGAAAGCGTGAAAGCCTAAAATCTAGCCGGTTTGGATTCCATTAACATCAGAGGAAGCACCCAATGGAAAGAGAATGAAGAGTAGgaaaaataatcaaagaaaaggaatctTTCAGCCTGGAGGAAAACTTGAAGGAGAACGTTAGCTCTGATGAGTCAGCATGAAGCTCAAAAATGTAGAAACTGTCGGGGACAAAAGAGATAAAGAAAGGGCAACAAACATGAGTCAGGGTCGTTTTGACTCGTTTTGTCTTTTACCCCAAAAGCTTCCTTCTCAAACTTGAGCAGTTTAGCTGGAGACTGAAAAGCTTTCCTACCCTTCCTTTTCGATACTTCCATGAGCATGTATGCATGACATATCTTAGCCATAACCATTCCCACAATTACTTTTGTCAAACAGTTATGGGCTTATGGAATTTGATGTATGGTAGGTCTTTAATACATTTTTCGAATTCGGCCATGATCATTCATGATGATATGATTAATGAATTacgataaaaaatttaatttcgaaTCTTCaatctataatatataaaaaatataaaaaaaaatttagagttCTCTTCATCTTATTTcgttgaataaaatattttattttatcgaaattaaaataaaattatagatACTTTTtatatgatcaaatttgcgTTAAAATGGAAAATTGTATGGGTTATTGTTGGGTGGCAATGGGATTATTTAATAGTGTTACAACTATAATTTGTTAATAGAAACACAAGGTGGAATCTTTGTCAATGGGACTGAATTGAAAGGGAGGCTTTTGCTTTCTCATAGGATGAACTTTCTCTGcttaaaataatgaaaaaaagaaactaagcATGTTCAATGACATAAGTCTtcacttctttctttattctacaACCTTGTCATGTaacaatattatatatatctatatatatatatatatatattatatgagATTTTtctatgatttattatttataattaacagAGAGAATCGGATTATTTCACTTAATTAGATTATAAAATGGATCGTCATTTTGTAAGGactttgttattatttcaaacgaaaaaagaaattactgAGAATTAGAAACTTTATTTCGTATAGGTATAAATGTATCTCTAGCCTAATGTCTTTTCTTggaattaatcaaatttattaatctttttattttatagaaaagGTTTAAgtgaattttataaattttcaaattaaatcgTCTGAGGGAAGTTATATTCGAAAATCAAAGTCaataaattgataaattttatttatttcaagatattttctatttaatcGCAAACAATTATTGaccgaaaattattttatttttcctaaaataaagaaaaagagggaagattttaattttaaaagagaaaattataaataaggGTTAGGCGGTGGGCCAAGGTAACGGGCTGAATAATGGGCCAGCCCAGGTATGGAACAAACAAAACAGAATTTGCATGGGAAGTGCATTTCGGATCAAACGAGAAATCCCTAGCCAAAATCGAAAGAAACAATTGTTTTCGATTTCGAGTTTAATCTGAACAAGAACAAACGGCTACTTTCGACGTATTATTTGCTAGCGAAATTGTAAAAATTGATCTCGTATGGAAGGTGGAGgtggaagagagaaagaagaggaaCAAGATGGCGTTTCCGTACACTCCCCTTGCAAAGCTCCTCCTTCCTCTGCCTCATCTCTC containing:
- the LOC18610271 gene encoding triose phosphate/phosphate translocator, chloroplastic, whose amino-acid sequence is MASITNAAHTLVTNSRLSSLYLSTNKVLPSCLLLKTRSSASSRASSLAFSPLPDKNKAWVPVGFSGKPLTLAGWNQTLRRRGQVEFPVAAAAAAADADDREIEISDGYAKPSKSFAERFPALVTGFFFFMWYFLNVIFNILNKKVYNYFPYPYFVSVIHLVVGVVYCLVCWAVGLPKRAPIDKELLMLLTPVAFCHALGHVMSNVSFAAVAVSFTHTIKALEPFFNAAASQFVLGHQIPLPLWLSLAPVVIGVSMASLTELSFNWTGFISAMISNIAFTYRSIYSKKAMTGMDSTNVYAYISIIALFFCLPPAIFIEGPQLMQHGFRDAIAKVGLVKFLSDLFWIGMFYHLYNQLATNTLERVAPLTHAVGNVLKRVFVIGFSIVVFGNKISTQTGIGTAIAIAGVAIYSLIKANMEEQKRKAALSPAS